A stretch of the Tardiphaga sp. 709 genome encodes the following:
- the pimD gene encoding pimeloyl-CoA dehydrogenase small subunit translates to MDFDLSEEQRLLKDSVDGLLKSSYEFEARKKYRAEKGGWSRDVWGKFAEQGLLGLPFSEDDGGFGAGPIETMIVMEALGRNLVVEPYLDTVVLGGGFLRRGSAEQRAAHLPGVIDGSKTLAFAQVERDSRYDLGDVVTSAKKSGSGYTLSGEKFVVGHGDTADTLIVTARTAGGQRDAKGVGVFLVPANAKGVDIKGYETQDGSRAADIKLNNVEVGADAAIGNAEDGLSIVNQVVDDARIALCAEAVGAMEEALKISVEYIKERKQFGVAIGSFQALQHRAADMFTALETARSMSFLASMASSFTDLDERTKTVAAAKVQIGRSARFVGQGGVQLHGGVGVTMEYKIGHYFKRLTMIEQQFGDADYHLRRVAQAGGITE, encoded by the coding sequence ATGGATTTTGATTTGTCGGAGGAGCAACGCCTCCTCAAGGACAGCGTCGACGGCCTGCTGAAATCGTCTTACGAATTCGAGGCTCGCAAGAAGTACCGCGCTGAGAAGGGCGGCTGGAGCCGCGATGTCTGGGGCAAGTTCGCCGAACAGGGTCTGCTCGGTCTGCCGTTCTCGGAAGACGACGGCGGCTTCGGCGCCGGTCCGATCGAGACCATGATCGTGATGGAAGCACTGGGTCGCAATCTCGTCGTCGAGCCCTATCTCGACACGGTAGTGCTCGGCGGCGGCTTCCTGCGCCGTGGCTCGGCCGAACAGCGCGCCGCGCATCTGCCAGGCGTGATCGACGGTTCGAAGACGCTGGCCTTCGCGCAGGTCGAACGCGACTCGCGCTACGATCTCGGTGACGTCGTGACGTCGGCCAAGAAGAGCGGTTCGGGCTACACGTTGTCCGGCGAGAAGTTCGTCGTCGGTCACGGCGATACTGCCGATACGCTGATCGTCACCGCGCGCACCGCTGGTGGCCAGCGCGATGCCAAGGGCGTCGGCGTATTCCTGGTGCCCGCCAATGCCAAGGGCGTCGACATCAAGGGCTATGAGACGCAGGATGGCAGCCGCGCCGCCGATATCAAGCTGAACAATGTCGAGGTCGGCGCTGACGCCGCGATCGGCAATGCCGAGGATGGCCTGTCGATCGTCAATCAGGTCGTCGATGACGCCCGCATCGCACTGTGTGCCGAAGCGGTCGGCGCGATGGAAGAGGCACTGAAGATCTCCGTCGAGTACATCAAGGAGCGCAAGCAGTTCGGCGTCGCCATCGGCTCGTTCCAGGCGCTGCAGCACCGCGCGGCCGACATGTTCACCGCGCTGGAGACCGCGCGCAGCATGTCGTTCCTGGCCTCGATGGCGTCGAGCTTCACCGATCTCGACGAACGCACCAAGACGGTCGCCGCTGCCAAGGTGCAGATCGGCCGCTCCGCGCGCTTCGTCGGCCAGGGCGGCGTGCAGCTGCATGGCGGCGTCGGCGTGACCATGGAGTACAAGATCGGCCACTACTTCAAGCGGCTGACCATGATCGAGCAGCAGTTCGGCGATGCCGATTATCACCTGCGCCGCGTCGCGCAGGCGGGCGGGATCACGGAGTAG
- a CDS encoding SDR family NAD(P)-dependent oxidoreductase: MKNPFDLTGKVAVITGSSRGIGKASAELLASLGAKVVVSSRKADACQAVVDGIKANGGDAHVIPCNISRRDEVEALIDGTVKHYGPIDILVCNAAVNPYYGPLLDIADEAFDKIMGSNVKSNIWLCAKAIPAMAERGKGSVVIISSIGGLRGSTVIGAYGISKAADFSLCRSLAGEWGPKGVRVNCIAPGLVKTDFAKALWEDEANLKRRTATTPLRRIGEPHEIAGAVAYLGSDSSTFMTGQTIVIDGGVTTASV; this comes from the coding sequence GTGAAAAATCCCTTCGATCTCACCGGCAAGGTCGCCGTCATCACCGGTTCCAGCCGCGGCATCGGCAAGGCCTCCGCGGAATTGCTCGCCAGCCTCGGTGCCAAGGTTGTCGTCTCCAGCCGCAAGGCCGATGCCTGTCAGGCCGTGGTCGATGGCATCAAGGCCAATGGCGGCGATGCCCATGTCATTCCCTGCAACATCTCGCGCCGCGATGAAGTCGAAGCTTTGATCGACGGCACCGTGAAACACTACGGCCCGATCGATATTCTGGTCTGCAATGCCGCGGTGAATCCCTATTACGGCCCGCTGCTCGATATCGCGGACGAAGCCTTCGACAAGATCATGGGCTCCAACGTCAAGAGCAACATCTGGCTCTGTGCCAAGGCGATCCCGGCGATGGCCGAGCGCGGCAAGGGCTCCGTCGTCATCATCTCCTCCATCGGCGGCCTGCGCGGCTCCACGGTGATCGGCGCCTACGGCATCTCCAAGGCTGCCGACTTCTCCCTGTGCCGCAGTCTCGCCGGCGAATGGGGCCCCAAGGGCGTGCGCGTCAATTGCATCGCGCCTGGACTGGTGAAGACCGACTTCGCGAAAGCGCTGTGGGAAGACGAGGCCAATCTCAAGCGCCGCACCGCGACCACGCCGCTGCGCCGGATCGGCGAGCCCCATGAGATCGCCGGCGCCGTCGCCTATCTCGGCTCGGATTCCTCCACCTTCATGACCGGCCAGACCATCGTCATCGACGGCGGCGTGACGACCGCATCGGTGTAA
- a CDS encoding NAD(P)/FAD-dependent oxidoreductase, producing MRQTDIAIIGGGLAGSTAAAMLGRAGVSAILIEPHQVHPPELRCEKISGGVQLERLRKTGLVDAVLGAATHDDEIWIARFGRVIDKRPSQQHGFLYDTLVNTVRGQIPSSVGTIHAKATSIATSDDRQTIGLSNGEEISARLVVLANGASVSLRNQLNIGRPVISANHSISVGFDIAPVGRERFAFPALTYFAETTVHRTAYVTLFPIGDTMRGNLFVYRETDDPWIRQMRRTPETALDACLPKLRALIGDYKISGDIRIRPIDLYESDNVVQPGVVLVGDAFASPCPGSGCGTDKVFTDVAQLCSVHIPNWLATDGMGADKIAQYYADPLKLECDAWATGKAFKLRSVTVENSLYWRAQRWARFFGRLGEGMVRRARETLPRELAMVASALVMMIDSAT from the coding sequence GTGCGGCAGACGGATATCGCGATCATTGGTGGCGGCCTCGCCGGGTCGACGGCTGCGGCGATGCTCGGTCGCGCCGGTGTGTCCGCGATCCTGATCGAGCCGCATCAGGTCCATCCGCCTGAGCTCCGCTGCGAGAAGATCAGCGGCGGCGTTCAGCTCGAGCGGTTGCGCAAGACGGGTCTCGTCGATGCCGTGCTCGGTGCCGCCACCCATGACGACGAGATTTGGATCGCGCGCTTCGGCCGTGTGATCGACAAGCGCCCCAGCCAGCAGCACGGCTTTCTCTACGACACGCTGGTCAACACCGTGCGTGGCCAGATCCCGTCATCTGTCGGAACCATTCACGCCAAGGCGACGTCGATCGCCACATCCGATGATCGCCAGACCATCGGCCTCTCCAATGGCGAGGAGATTTCCGCGCGTCTCGTTGTGCTCGCCAATGGCGCCAGCGTCAGCCTGCGCAATCAGCTCAATATCGGTCGCCCGGTCATCTCGGCCAATCATTCGATCTCGGTGGGCTTCGATATCGCGCCCGTCGGCCGTGAACGTTTCGCCTTTCCGGCGCTGACCTACTTTGCCGAAACCACGGTTCATCGCACCGCCTATGTCACGCTGTTCCCGATCGGCGACACGATGCGCGGCAACCTGTTCGTCTATCGCGAGACTGACGATCCCTGGATTCGCCAGATGCGCCGGACGCCGGAGACGGCGCTTGACGCCTGTCTGCCGAAGCTGCGTGCGCTGATCGGTGATTACAAGATATCCGGCGATATCAGGATCCGCCCCATCGATCTCTATGAGAGCGACAATGTGGTCCAGCCCGGTGTCGTGCTGGTGGGCGATGCGTTTGCGTCGCCATGCCCCGGCAGCGGCTGCGGCACCGACAAGGTGTTCACGGATGTCGCGCAGCTTTGCAGCGTGCACATCCCGAACTGGCTCGCGACCGATGGCATGGGCGCCGACAAGATCGCGCAATATTACGCCGATCCTCTGAAGCTGGAATGCGACGCCTGGGCCACCGGCAAGGCGTTCAAGCTGCGCTCAGTCACTGTCGAGAATTCGCTGTATTGGCGCGCGCAGCGCTGGGCACGTTTCTTCGGCCGGCTCGGCGAGGGCATGGTGCGGCGGGCCCGCGAGACGCTGCCGCGCGAACTGGCGATGGTCGCGTCCGCTCTGGTCATGATGATCGACTCGGCGACCTGA
- the glpK gene encoding glycerol kinase GlpK: protein MSFVMAIDQGTTSSRAMIFRADISIAASAQQEFPQHFPASGWVEHEPEDIWTSTLAVCREAMTKAGVTAKDIAAIGITNQRETVVVWDRVTGQAVHRAIVWQDRRTAEICAQMKADGHEPLITQKTGLIVDPYFSGTKVAWILDHVPGARARAERGELLFGTVDCYLLWRLTAGKVHATDATNASRTQLFNIHTGEWDDELLKLLRVPKAMLPKVQDSSSDFGSTDLFGGSIMIGGIAGDQQAATIGQACFAPGMIKSTYGTGCFALLNTGTTPVASKHKLLTTVAYQLNGVRTYALEGSIFVAGSAVQWLRDGLGIIKSAAESGPLADKNDSLQSVYLVPAFVGLGAPYWNPDVRGALFGLTRNTGPAELAHAALESVCYQTRDLYAAMRADWPDVSAATVVLRVDGGMTASDWTMQRLADLLNAPVDRPMIQETTALGAAYLAGLKAGVFPEPAKFADNWRLEHRFRPVMSEATRSRKLKGWAQAVKGVLASDPGKD from the coding sequence ATGTCTTTCGTGATGGCCATCGATCAGGGCACCACATCCTCGCGCGCGATGATCTTCCGCGCCGACATCTCGATCGCGGCCTCCGCGCAGCAGGAATTCCCGCAGCATTTCCCGGCCTCCGGCTGGGTCGAGCATGAGCCCGAGGATATCTGGACCTCGACGCTGGCCGTTTGCCGCGAGGCGATGACGAAGGCTGGCGTGACCGCGAAGGATATTGCCGCCATCGGTATCACCAATCAGCGCGAGACGGTGGTGGTGTGGGATCGCGTCACCGGCCAGGCCGTGCACCGCGCCATCGTCTGGCAGGACCGCCGCACGGCCGAGATCTGCGCGCAGATGAAGGCCGACGGCCACGAGCCGTTGATCACGCAGAAGACCGGCCTGATCGTCGATCCGTATTTCTCCGGTACCAAAGTGGCCTGGATTCTCGATCACGTGCCCGGTGCGCGCGCCCGCGCCGAGCGCGGCGAATTGCTGTTCGGCACCGTCGATTGCTATCTGCTGTGGCGGCTGACGGCGGGGAAGGTGCATGCCACCGACGCCACCAATGCCTCGCGCACGCAGCTCTTCAATATCCACACCGGCGAATGGGATGACGAACTGCTGAAGCTGCTGCGCGTGCCCAAGGCGATGTTGCCGAAGGTACAGGACTCGTCGTCCGATTTCGGCAGCACCGACCTGTTCGGCGGCTCCATCATGATCGGCGGCATCGCGGGGGATCAACAAGCCGCCACCATCGGGCAGGCATGTTTTGCGCCGGGCATGATCAAGTCCACCTACGGCACCGGCTGTTTCGCATTGCTCAACACCGGCACCACTCCAGTAGCGTCGAAGCACAAGTTGCTCACCACGGTTGCCTATCAACTCAACGGCGTGCGCACCTATGCGCTGGAAGGCTCGATCTTTGTCGCCGGCTCCGCCGTGCAGTGGCTGCGCGATGGTCTCGGCATCATCAAGAGTGCCGCCGAAAGCGGGCCGCTTGCCGACAAGAACGATTCATTGCAGTCGGTCTATCTGGTGCCGGCCTTTGTCGGCCTCGGTGCGCCCTACTGGAATCCCGATGTGCGGGGCGCGCTGTTCGGATTGACGCGCAACACCGGCCCGGCCGAACTCGCCCATGCCGCGCTGGAAAGCGTCTGTTATCAGACGCGTGATCTCTACGCGGCGATGCGCGCCGACTGGCCGGACGTCTCCGCCGCTACTGTTGTTCTGCGCGTCGATGGCGGCATGACGGCGTCGGACTGGACCATGCAGCGTCTCGCCGATTTGCTGAATGCCCCCGTCGATCGCCCCATGATCCAGGAAACCACCGCACTGGGTGCTGCCTATCTCGCCGGTCTCAAGGCGGGCGTATTTCCCGAACCCGCCAAATTCGCTGACAACTGGCGGCTCGAACACCGCTTCCGTCCGGTGATGAGTGAAGCTACACGATCCCGCAAGCTCAAGGGCTGGGCGCAGGCGGTGAAGGGCGTATTGGCGAGCGATCCGGGCAAAGATTGA
- the metH gene encoding methionine synthase, whose protein sequence is MTVPVSPKRTELLAAAAERILVLDGAMGTMIQGLQFDEAAFRGERYKNFHRDLRGNNDLLILTQADAIEDIHAQYLRAGADIVATNTFSSTSIAQADYDLQDIAYEMSREGARLAKNAAITVAAEDGKPRFVAGAIGPTNRTASISPDVANPGYRAVTFDDLRIAYSEQINGLLDGGADLLLVETIFDTLNAKAALYAIAEICEARGIDVPVMISGTITDKSGRLLSGQMPEAFWNSVKHARPATIGFNCALGAEDLRAHIADIGRVADTLVCAYPNAGLPNEFGQYDESPEFMAGLIGEFAASGLVNVVGGCCGTTPDHIAAIAKAVAPHKPRVVPEIAPLLRLSGLEPFELTSAIPFVNVGERTNVTGSAKFRKLITAGDYTAALQVARDQVENGAQVIDVNMDEGLLDSEAAMVEFLHLVASEPDIARVPVMVDSSKFNVIEAGLKCVQGKPIVNSISMKEGVEKFIHEAKIAQRHGAAVVVMAFDEVGQADTFARKTEICKRAYDILVGELNFPPEDIIFDPNIFAIATGLEEHNNYGVDFIEATRWIRQNLPHAHISGGVSNLSFSFRGNEPVREAMHSVFLYHAIKAGMDMGIVNAGQMIVYDDIDPELRQVCEDVILNRDPGASERLLELAEKFRGQTKQAKEQDLTWREWPVEKRLSHALVHGITQYIDEDTEAARLTVARPLHVIEGPLMAGMNIVGDLFGDGKMFLPQVVKSARVMKQAVAYLMPFMEQEKADNLAAGITGDGRKNAGKIVLATVKGDVHDIGKNIVGIVLQCNNFEVIDLGVMVPASKIIDTAKAEGADIIGLSGLITPSLDEMTFLAGEMERQGLKMPLLIGGATTSRVHTAVKIDPNYRAGAVVHVNDASRAVGVASSLLSPEKSVAYAAEVRADYAKISAAHFRAQQDKKRLSLIAARANAHVADFSKTVRKPTFLGIRTFSDYSLEELAAYIDWTPFFQTWELSGRFPGILTDSVVGEVATSLYADAQKMLKQIVEEKWFTAKATIGFWPANAVGDDIRLYADDTRSTEIATLYTLRQQLEKREGRFNAALSDFIAPKSSNVPDYIGAFVVTAGIGEDIIADRFKNANDDYSSILCKALADRLAEAFAERMHERVRKEFWAYAPDEDISTDDLILEKYQGIRPAPGYPAQPDHTEKATIFKLLDAENTAGVTLTESYAMWPGSSVSGLYFSHPESYYFGVGKIERDQVEEYAARKNMSVTEVERWLAPVLNYIPGAGAEPALVAVPAPANDELATHPPGCNCAVHLMYRGKKVGAK, encoded by the coding sequence ATGACCGTACCCGTTTCGCCGAAGCGTACCGAACTGCTTGCCGCCGCTGCCGAGCGCATTCTCGTGCTCGACGGTGCTATGGGCACCATGATCCAGGGTCTGCAATTCGACGAGGCCGCATTCCGCGGTGAGCGCTACAAGAATTTCCACCGCGACCTCCGCGGCAACAACGACCTGTTGATCCTGACGCAGGCCGACGCCATCGAGGACATCCACGCGCAATATCTGCGCGCCGGTGCCGACATCGTCGCCACCAACACCTTCTCCTCGACCTCGATCGCGCAGGCCGATTACGACCTGCAGGACATCGCCTATGAGATGAGCCGCGAAGGCGCGCGGCTCGCCAAGAACGCTGCCATTACCGTCGCTGCCGAGGACGGCAAGCCACGCTTCGTCGCCGGCGCCATCGGCCCGACCAACCGCACCGCCTCGATCTCGCCTGACGTCGCCAATCCCGGCTATCGCGCGGTGACCTTCGACGATCTGCGGATCGCCTATAGCGAGCAGATCAACGGTTTGCTCGACGGTGGCGCTGACCTTTTGCTGGTCGAGACCATCTTCGACACGCTGAACGCCAAGGCCGCGCTCTATGCCATCGCCGAAATCTGCGAAGCGCGCGGCATCGACGTGCCGGTGATGATCTCCGGCACCATCACTGACAAATCCGGACGCCTGCTGTCGGGCCAGATGCCCGAAGCGTTCTGGAACTCGGTGAAGCACGCCAGGCCCGCGACCATCGGCTTCAACTGCGCCCTCGGCGCCGAAGACCTGCGCGCGCATATCGCCGACATCGGCCGCGTCGCCGACACGCTGGTCTGCGCCTATCCGAATGCCGGCCTGCCCAACGAATTCGGCCAGTATGACGAAAGCCCTGAATTCATGGCCGGGCTGATCGGCGAGTTCGCCGCCAGCGGCCTCGTCAATGTGGTCGGCGGCTGCTGCGGCACCACGCCGGACCATATCGCGGCCATCGCCAAGGCCGTCGCGCCGCACAAGCCGCGCGTTGTACCGGAGATCGCACCGCTCCTGCGCCTGTCAGGTCTCGAGCCGTTCGAACTGACCTCGGCGATTCCCTTCGTGAATGTCGGCGAGCGCACCAACGTCACCGGCTCGGCTAAATTCCGCAAGCTGATCACCGCCGGCGACTACACCGCCGCGCTGCAAGTGGCGCGCGACCAGGTCGAGAACGGCGCACAGGTCATCGACGTCAATATGGACGAAGGCCTGCTGGATTCCGAAGCGGCGATGGTCGAATTCCTCCATCTCGTCGCGTCCGAGCCGGACATCGCCCGCGTGCCGGTGATGGTCGACTCGTCGAAATTCAATGTCATCGAAGCCGGCCTGAAATGCGTTCAGGGCAAGCCGATCGTCAATTCGATCTCGATGAAGGAAGGCGTGGAGAAATTCATCCACGAAGCCAAGATCGCGCAGCGCCATGGCGCCGCCGTGGTCGTCATGGCCTTCGACGAAGTCGGCCAGGCCGACACGTTCGCGCGCAAGACCGAGATCTGCAAACGCGCTTACGACATTCTGGTGGGTGAGCTGAACTTCCCGCCGGAAGACATCATCTTCGATCCGAACATTTTCGCCATCGCGACCGGCCTCGAAGAGCACAACAATTACGGCGTCGACTTCATCGAGGCGACACGCTGGATCCGCCAGAACCTGCCGCATGCGCATATTTCCGGCGGCGTCTCCAACTTGTCCTTCTCGTTCCGCGGCAACGAGCCGGTGCGCGAAGCGATGCATTCGGTGTTCCTGTATCACGCCATCAAGGCGGGCATGGACATGGGCATCGTCAATGCCGGCCAGATGATCGTCTATGACGACATCGATCCCGAGCTGCGCCAGGTCTGCGAAGACGTCATCCTCAACCGCGATCCCGGCGCCTCCGAACGGCTGCTCGAACTGGCCGAGAAATTCCGCGGCCAGACCAAGCAGGCGAAGGAACAGGATCTCACCTGGCGCGAATGGCCGGTGGAGAAGCGGTTGAGCCACGCGCTGGTGCACGGCATTACCCAATATATCGACGAAGACACCGAAGCCGCGCGCCTGACCGTCGCGCGCCCGCTGCATGTCATCGAAGGCCCGCTGATGGCCGGCATGAACATCGTCGGCGATCTCTTCGGCGACGGCAAGATGTTCCTGCCGCAGGTGGTGAAGTCGGCCCGCGTGATGAAGCAGGCGGTGGCTTACCTGATGCCGTTCATGGAGCAGGAGAAGGCCGACAATCTCGCCGCAGGGATCACCGGCGATGGCCGCAAGAATGCCGGCAAGATCGTGCTCGCGACGGTGAAGGGCGACGTCCATGACATCGGCAAGAACATTGTCGGCATTGTGCTCCAGTGCAACAATTTCGAGGTCATCGATCTCGGCGTCATGGTGCCTGCATCGAAGATCATCGACACCGCCAAGGCCGAAGGCGCCGACATCATCGGACTTTCGGGCCTGATCACGCCGTCATTGGACGAGATGACATTTTTGGCCGGCGAGATGGAACGGCAGGGTCTGAAGATGCCGCTGCTGATCGGCGGCGCGACGACCAGCCGTGTCCATACGGCGGTGAAGATCGATCCGAACTACCGCGCCGGCGCTGTGGTGCATGTCAACGATGCCAGCCGCGCCGTCGGTGTTGCTTCGTCACTGCTGTCGCCTGAGAAGAGCGTCGCCTATGCGGCCGAGGTGCGGGCCGATTACGCGAAGATCTCGGCGGCACATTTCCGCGCCCAGCAGGACAAGAAGCGCCTCTCGCTCATCGCAGCGCGCGCCAATGCGCATGTCGCGGACTTCAGCAAGACGGTGCGCAAGCCGACCTTCCTGGGCATCCGGACTTTCAGCGATTATTCGCTCGAAGAACTTGCGGCCTATATCGACTGGACGCCGTTCTTCCAGACCTGGGAACTGTCCGGCCGCTTCCCCGGCATCCTCACCGATAGCGTCGTTGGCGAAGTCGCGACGTCGCTCTATGCCGATGCGCAGAAAATGCTCAAGCAGATCGTTGAGGAGAAGTGGTTCACGGCGAAGGCAACCATCGGCTTCTGGCCGGCCAATGCCGTGGGCGACGACATCCGCCTCTATGCGGATGATACCCGCTCAACCGAGATCGCGACGCTCTACACGTTGCGCCAGCAGCTCGAGAAGCGCGAGGGCCGCTTCAACGCAGCGCTCTCCGACTTCATCGCACCGAAGTCGTCGAACGTGCCGGACTATATCGGCGCCTTCGTCGTCACAGCGGGGATCGGCGAGGACATCATCGCCGACCGCTTCAAGAATGCGAATGACGACTATTCGTCGATCCTGTGCAAAGCACTGGCCGACCGTCTCGCCGAAGCATTTGCCGAGCGCATGCATGAGCGCGTCCGCAAGGAATTCTGGGCCTATGCGCCGGACGAGGATATCTCGACCGACGATTTGATTCTGGAAAAATACCAGGGCATCCGCCCTGCTCCCGGCTATCCCGCGCAGCCCGATCACACCGAGAAGGCGACGATCTTCAAATTGCTCGATGCCGAGAACACCGCGGGCGTAACGCTCACCGAAAGCTACGCCATGTGGCCGGGCTCGTCGGTGTCCGGGCTCTATTTCAGTCATCCGGAAAGCTATTATTTCGGCGTTGGCAAGATCGAGCGCGATCAGGTCGAGGAATATGCCGCGCGCAAGAACATGAGCGTCACCGAGGTGGAACGCTGGCTGGCGCCGGTGCTGAACTACATTCCGGGTGCCGGTGCCGAGCCTGCGCTGGTCGCCGTACCCGCACCGGCCAATGACGAACTCGCGACCCATCCGCCAGGATGTAACTGCGCGGTGCATTTGATGTATCGCGGCAAGAAGGTCGGAGCGAAGTAG
- the metF gene encoding methylenetetrahydrofolate reductase [NAD(P)H], with product MTEINPATPTKLPNISFEFFPPKTEEMDRTLWDTIERLAPLNPSFVSVTYGAGGSTRERTHATIVRLLKETALTPAAHLTCVGAPKSEIDDVVTRYHEAGVRHIVALRGDPTTGIGTEYIPHPDGYKTSADLVASIRNRYPDIDVTVSAYPEKHPESTDFDADIDTLQAKVDAGATRAITQVFFDNDLYFRYLDKVRSRGIDIPVLPGIMPMHNFKQARAFVTRAGTTVPDWLAAKFDGLDHDAETRKLVATTVAAGQVQKLAKQGVSDFHFYTMNRADLVFAISHLLGFRPNGAQKAA from the coding sequence ATGACCGAGATCAACCCGGCCACCCCCACCAAGCTTCCCAATATCTCCTTCGAGTTCTTCCCGCCGAAGACCGAGGAGATGGACCGCACCCTATGGGACACCATTGAGCGCCTGGCGCCGCTGAACCCGTCCTTCGTGTCGGTGACCTATGGCGCTGGTGGGTCGACGCGCGAGCGCACCCACGCCACCATCGTCCGTCTGCTCAAGGAGACCGCCCTCACCCCGGCGGCGCATCTGACCTGCGTCGGCGCGCCGAAAAGCGAAATCGACGATGTCGTGACCCGCTATCATGAGGCCGGCGTTCGCCACATCGTGGCCCTGCGCGGCGATCCGACCACGGGCATCGGCACGGAATATATACCGCACCCCGACGGTTACAAGACCTCCGCCGACCTGGTCGCCAGTATTCGTAACCGTTATCCCGATATCGACGTCACCGTCTCCGCCTATCCGGAGAAGCATCCGGAGAGCACCGACTTCGATGCGGACATCGATACGCTGCAGGCCAAAGTCGATGCCGGCGCGACCCGCGCCATCACCCAGGTGTTCTTCGATAACGATCTCTACTTCCGCTACCTCGACAAGGTCCGCTCCCGCGGCATCGATATCCCGGTGCTGCCCGGCATCATGCCGATGCATAATTTCAAGCAGGCGAGAGCCTTCGTCACCCGCGCCGGCACCACAGTGCCCGACTGGCTCGCCGCCAAATTCGACGGCCTCGATCACGATGCCGAGACCCGCAAGCTGGTGGCTACCACCGTCGCCGCTGGCCAGGTGCAGAAACTCGCCAAGCAGGGCGTCTCCGATTTCCATTTCTACACGATGAACCGCGCCGATCTCGTTTTCGCCATTAGTCACCTGTTGGGCTTCCGGCCGAACGGCGCGCAGAAAGCTGCCTGA
- a CDS encoding LLM class flavin-dependent oxidoreductase yields MIPLSILDLSVVTSGTPPAGALRNSIDLAEHADRLGYVRYWLAEHHNLASVASPAPEIMIGQIAAVTQHIRVGSGGVMLPNHAPLMVAERFKMLEALFPGRIDLGLGRAPGTDGATAYALRNRLAGREGDDFLERLSELVLWETRQFPEGHPYNNVVAMPNDVPLPPLWLLGSSDYSSDLAAQVGMGFAFAHHFASHDAADAMVHYRARFKSSGWRQAPHAILAVAVICAETDAEAERLASSADLNRLRRDRGEYAPLPSIEEALAYPYSDSEKMKIARNRSRLFVGSPSTIMEKLQPLISECQADELMVITAMYDHEARKRSYDLLADVFQLQRAAA; encoded by the coding sequence ATGATCCCATTGTCCATTCTCGACCTCTCGGTCGTCACGTCAGGCACGCCGCCCGCGGGTGCGCTCCGTAACAGCATCGATCTGGCCGAACATGCCGATCGCCTCGGCTATGTCCGCTACTGGCTGGCCGAGCACCACAACCTCGCTTCGGTGGCGAGCCCCGCGCCGGAGATCATGATCGGGCAGATCGCCGCGGTAACGCAGCATATCCGCGTCGGCTCCGGCGGCGTGATGCTGCCGAACCATGCGCCGCTGATGGTGGCCGAGCGCTTCAAGATGCTGGAGGCGCTGTTTCCCGGCCGGATCGATCTCGGTCTCGGCCGTGCGCCGGGCACCGATGGTGCGACAGCCTATGCGCTGCGCAATCGTCTCGCCGGACGCGAAGGCGATGACTTTCTGGAACGGCTGAGCGAGCTGGTGCTCTGGGAGACGCGGCAATTCCCGGAAGGTCATCCCTATAACAACGTCGTGGCGATGCCGAATGACGTGCCGCTGCCGCCGCTCTGGCTGCTCGGCTCCAGCGACTACAGTTCGGATCTCGCGGCGCAGGTCGGCATGGGCTTCGCTTTTGCGCATCATTTCGCATCCCATGATGCGGCCGACGCGATGGTGCATTATCGTGCGCGCTTCAAGTCCTCCGGCTGGCGGCAGGCGCCGCATGCGATTCTCGCCGTCGCAGTGATTTGTGCGGAGACGGATGCCGAGGCCGAGCGTCTCGCCTCGTCAGCCGATCTCAATCGCCTGCGCCGCGACCGCGGCGAATATGCGCCGCTGCCGAGTATCGAAGAGGCGCTGGCCTATCCTTATAGCGACAGCGAAAAAATGAAGATCGCGCGCAATCGCTCACGGTTGTTCGTCGGCAGTCCATCGACAATCATGGAAAAGCTGCAGCCGCTGATCAGCGAATGCCAGGCCGATGAGTTGATGGTGATCACCGCGATGTATGATCATGAGGCGCGGAAGCGGTCCTATGATCTGTTGGCGGATGTATTTCAATTGCAGAGAGCAGCAGCCTAG
- a CDS encoding VOC family protein: protein MAPLVTPRGLGEVVLRVSDMPRAISFYRDVLGLSLLRAFDDRIVFLKVEGGFEGHHRIIGLFRADQPSNRDDTEWLAPDLRAPTLHHFALEIALSDYQPALDALTKAGLKPNTYEHRWIGWRSIYVTDPDGNIVELVAVDASICKAS from the coding sequence ATGGCACCTCTGGTGACGCCGCGTGGCCTTGGCGAAGTCGTTTTGCGTGTCAGCGATATGCCGCGCGCGATCAGTTTCTATCGAGATGTTCTAGGCCTTAGTCTGCTGCGCGCCTTCGACGATCGGATTGTATTTCTCAAAGTGGAGGGTGGCTTTGAAGGCCATCACCGCATCATTGGTCTTTTCCGGGCTGATCAGCCGTCCAATCGTGATGACACGGAGTGGCTCGCTCCCGATTTGCGGGCGCCCACTCTGCATCACTTTGCGCTGGAGATTGCGTTATCGGACTATCAGCCGGCTCTCGATGCCCTGACGAAAGCGGGTCTCAAGCCGAACACCTACGAACACCGATGGATCGGCTGGCGCTCCATTTATGTCACGGATCCGGACGGCAATATCGTCGAGCTGGTTGCGGTGGATGCGTCGATCTGCAAGGCGTCGTAA